Part of the Mytilus edulis chromosome 9, xbMytEdul2.2, whole genome shotgun sequence genome, GAATAGATATCGATACTTCTGAATGTGTctgttatataattttctttgatatttggACCTCTAGCAAGAAATATTGGTTTCATACTATTTAGACGGTTATCATAACCATGAGCGCCTCTCCCACGATACAATGATGCTAATGTTTTGTTCTGAAATAGGAAACAACATGCAACATTCATTATCATATTATCTGGGATTGCAGTACCGGAACAAGCCAGGACTATAGATAGTCTTCTGTATTCATATTATTATAACTTTAATTTAGGAAAGGACTCTATCTAAGTTGTGATAATTTGTGTCTGATCCTATTTGTTATAggcaataaaataaatatgttttaatgaaCTGTATATAAACGTGGTGTCTTCTATACGtttcaaatttaaatcaaatattgtaTGAAAGCTTGATTTCATAAATGCAGGACAATTAATTTCAACTTTATTTTCAGTAAACAAAGCCGTTAATGTTCCTAGTAGTAAGTTGGTCatgataaatataatttattCGCTGTAAGAGAATAAGCCATATCTAAGATACACTCGAGGAAATACTCTAGCATTGTCTTAATAATTTtttggtaaataaaggcaacagtagtataccgctgttcgaatgtaaaaaattaattgagagaaaacaaatccgggttaaaaacgtaaaccgagggaaacacatcaactataaaaggaaaacaatgaaaaactgagaaacaatgaagtgcaacaaaaatcaaacgacaatgcaacattaccttagctgtattttgcaaaacttttaggaattttggtcctcaatgctcttcaacttcgtactttatttggcctttttaactttttggattcgagtgtcattggtgagtcttttgtagacgaaacgcgcgtctagcgtaaatacaaaatttgatcctggtatctatgatgaatttatttacacacacagaaacgaactataagataacaattgtaattcactgacttggtacagcacaTATGAAAAAATGGAAACATAGACTTTTACACCACTAAGGTGGATATTTGTCTCTTTACCAGTTGATACTATATTAAACTCATTGTGAGACCGAGTAGAAGCAGTACAGACAGtccctattttttaaaggaaattaacTTTTAATTGCTCTTTTCTAAATGCCATATGTACCATCATAAAATAGTTTTACTTACTTTTGTGATTGACCATCCTTCTTCGGCAAGCAGAAATACTGGCATAATGCGTCTGTTATTTCTGTAGTGCCAGTGATAGGGTATTTCTTCCTTCTTGAAAACTGAAAGATGTGAAACCTTCCGAAGACTGCGGACAACATTATCTATCTGTCCTAAAATAGGTTGGACTTGCATTATTGGACCGTTATCCACAGTAAACTGTATTTTGCTCATATCCACATGATCTGTAATGTCCACTACTTTGTTAGCAGTATCTATAGTTGTCATTCCATGATCGCTGGTCAATATCAAATTCACCTTGTTCGTGAGAGTATGCGAGTCAAATTTATCCAAAAGATATCCTAAAATCTTATCCATAGCTTTAACCTTGTCAATAATCTGAGGCGAATCTGGACCATAGGCATGTCCAGTGGCATCCGGTTCATGGAAATACAGAAGTACAAGATCTATTTGTTTATCTGTCAACCATTTTATAGCAGTATCAATACGATTTTTGAAAGGCACTGATTTTTTATACGGCTTCCAAATGTTTGGTCTGTAACCCCTGATTTCGGCCTCACTTCCTGCCCAGAAATACGTGGCACTTGTCAGGTTTTGACGACGTGCAGTTACCCATAGTGGTTCTCCACCATTCCACCATCTCGTTTCGTGATTTCTCAAGTTGAAAGTGCTGTTGAAAACTGGATCATACATTTTATTCCCAATGATCCCATGGCTCTCTTCATATAGACCTACAATTTAACAATATCATTGTTTCAAAGACAGAACTTTGCTCAAAGTCTGTCAACGAGTGAGaagtttaactagctataaaaccagccATTTGTTACCaaaaaatgcctataccaagtcaggaatatgacagatgttatccattcgtttgatgtgtttgagcttatgattttgtcatttgattacggacgttcattttaatttcagtttttctCGGAGTGcggttattttgttattttactttttttcaaacatttagcAACGTCTAAAATACATGAATATCAGTACAACTACAGATAACCATTATAATTCCAACAACCCACAAAGACCTATACTCTACAGATTAAAGTGTTCGCGCTAAGCTTCACTAGGAAAATTCAACAGACTTTTTATTTAGTTTGCATTCTTTGATTGGTATGATATGCATGTGTTTgcaatctatttattttttaataagagTAATACTTTCATGCCAATTTTGTTGCaatatataacaattttaaaggtgtttcttcattcatttattaaaagcacagacacttgtctcagaaaaaatatcatatatacctTAACATAATATAAAggtatataaaaagaaaacaattgagacaagtgcttgtgaatAAAAGTTCACATTTAATACGGTTTATCTCATTTAAAAGATAAACCAATTTAATGAAAGAGCCTTGATTAATTGCGTTATTTTGCCGCCAAAGAACTATTGCATCATTCGGATCCGTATCTTGTTTTTTGCTATTTAACTTCAAATGACTCTTCAGCCTTACATTTAACTAGCCGCTCTTGCATGTAGACTAGTGAAAGTTTCAAAAATGAATTAGTACCAGTTTGCGCTTAACTGTTTCGTGACATCAGCTTTCGAAGTGAACTGTGGTCGTTATTTTCcgcataaattatttgtttgttttactttgcCTTAAACTTGAttcttttatcaaaattaatcCTATTGAATATCGCTTTTAAAGTAGTAATTAAGGGCGTacgatgaaataaaaaaaaataacgaattaAAAATTGATACTCGAAATTGGAAGAGCATTAGTTGCGGAACCAaataagctacaaaaatattgataggttattgAGCtccttttcaagtttttatatttttttctaaatggatGGGAACAGGAAAATAGTTAAAATATCCCTGCTACAAACAATTTTCAGTTATGTAAATATTGCGTTAATTGCAACCTGGAACGTCATTTCAACCCCACGTATATATAAACACGTCGATCTTAACTATCAACATCGGATCAAGTAAAAGTAGGTTGAGGCGGATATTAAATCATTTTTGTATACAAAGAAACAGCTGGACTGTTAATCAACAGTAATTTCCTCTGTGGTAAATATCTATTCGGTGATGTTTCTTTACATATGCTGACTTGCGATAATCAgaataagattaaaaaaatctCGATAGAAAGCCGAAGcagttatagatataggaagatgtggcatgagtgccaatgggacaaaTCTCCATCTTagtcacaatatataaaagtaaaccattatagtctagtctagtattatttttattatagaaTTGGGATATGAGCAATACTAGGTCACCGTAAGCAAAATAAAACGTAAAGTATAGCTTTAAATGGCACCGGCGTGACACAATGTGAAATAATTCACACGAAAAAATCAACGGCACCGTTTCTGCTTGAATAAAAAGGCGAAAATCACTACAAGTATAGCAGACAGAAACCATGCATCGACAATCACTGCATTACAGATGTTTGACTTGAGATATGTCCAATTAGTTTATTTTGTAAGTCAATTACTTTCAAGGAGTTATAAGGAGTACAACAGATGAAGTCACGTCCAAACTT contains:
- the LOC139489626 gene encoding ectonucleotide pyrophosphatase/phosphodiesterase family member 5-like — its product is MYKVTCILETKMDKFVLLVLASMFVININCIQVLLVSMDGFRWDYLTKVSTPNFDRLARHGTKAIYINNTFITKTFPSHYSIVTGLYEESHGIIGNKMYDPVFNSTFNLRNHETRWWNGGEPLWVTARRQNLTSATYFWAGSEAEIRGYRPNIWKPYKKSVPFKNRIDTAIKWLTDKQIDLVLLYFHEPDATGHAYGPDSPQIIDKVKAMDKILGYLLDKFDSHTLTNKVNLILTSDHGMTTIDTANKVVDITDHVDMSKIQFTVDNGPIMQVQPILGQIDNVVRSLRKVSHLSVFKKEEIPYHWHYRNNRRIMPVFLLAEEGWSITKNKTLASLYRGRGAHGYDNRLNSMKPIFLARGPNIKENYITDTFRSIDIYSTICHL